A single Rubrivivax gelatinosus IL144 DNA region contains:
- a CDS encoding TonB-dependent hemoglobin/transferrin/lactoferrin family receptor, whose protein sequence is MSQPQGPRRGQRLVLHPLTAAVAALAAGLVQAQTTGAPTVVAQAPLPKVVVSATRVEANEDEVAATVSAVTAEEIEQRGAADAQDLVRYEAGISVRALPNRSSAAFYSTGRGGNEGINIRGLEGNQVMLQVDGVRLPMLYASGPVFAGRADYIDVEAFKRVELLRGPSSTSYGSDGLAGAVSFVTKDPSDLLREGEKTGGAVKLGYRSIDRAWSLVPSVALRTDTGWEAMLLASLRRGHEVDNKGDNDARDMTRTTPNPQDTDADYVLAKLLYRFNDRHRVKFSAERVDRQYDTQVYTLFGDPMYLTTTDVASSEHIKRSLLKADYQYTDPRNPWFQRVDASLYWQDSENRQKGWETRSNTSAWNSRSRDNLYAEKALGSSLQFESNFGTQVTQRLIWGLDASTTEVSSLKDGANYLNGVLVTTGSSAFVVNKSFPDTDYRLLGAFVQDEISFGRWSLIPGLRYDRFELDPDKNDPLYARNNTQPPTELSDGELSPKLGFVFNVAPNLRFVAQYAHGFRAPTPSQVNGGVSNLLASQPYISLGNPDLKPETSDSVELGLRGSQGGLRWSATVFKARYDDFIASNVKIGGSGTASDPTIFSSINLNDVEIQGWEATLDWNFLPSWTLTGRYAHASGDSKQAGVKTPLETIDPDKLVVGLRKQAETWGGELMLTAVERKSRVDESQYYVPGGFVVADLSMWFQLGRDAQLNLALNNLFDKKFVQWADARGLAATTAIADAFSQPGRGISASLRYRF, encoded by the coding sequence ATGTCACAGCCACAGGGCCCGCGCCGCGGGCAACGCCTCGTCCTGCATCCCCTGACCGCGGCCGTCGCCGCGCTCGCCGCCGGCCTGGTGCAGGCGCAGACCACCGGCGCCCCGACCGTCGTCGCCCAGGCGCCGCTGCCCAAGGTCGTCGTCTCGGCGACGCGCGTCGAAGCCAATGAAGACGAGGTCGCGGCCACGGTCAGCGCGGTCACCGCCGAGGAGATCGAGCAGCGCGGCGCGGCCGATGCCCAGGACCTCGTGCGCTACGAAGCCGGCATCTCGGTGCGGGCGCTGCCCAACCGCAGTTCGGCGGCCTTCTACAGCACCGGCCGCGGCGGCAACGAAGGCATCAACATCCGCGGCCTGGAAGGCAACCAGGTCATGCTGCAGGTCGACGGCGTGCGCCTGCCGATGCTCTACGCCAGCGGCCCGGTCTTCGCCGGCCGCGCCGACTACATCGACGTCGAGGCCTTCAAGCGCGTGGAACTGCTGCGCGGGCCTTCGTCCACCTCCTACGGCAGCGACGGCCTGGCCGGCGCCGTCAGCTTCGTCACCAAGGACCCGTCGGACCTGCTGCGCGAGGGCGAGAAGACCGGCGGCGCCGTCAAGCTCGGCTACCGCAGCATCGACCGCGCCTGGAGCCTCGTGCCCTCGGTCGCGCTGCGCACCGACACCGGCTGGGAAGCGATGCTGCTGGCCAGCCTGCGCCGCGGCCACGAGGTCGACAACAAGGGCGACAACGATGCCCGCGACATGACGCGCACGACGCCCAATCCGCAGGACACCGACGCCGACTACGTGCTGGCCAAGCTGCTCTACCGCTTCAACGACCGCCACCGCGTCAAGTTCAGCGCCGAACGTGTCGACCGCCAGTACGACACCCAGGTCTACACGCTGTTCGGCGACCCGATGTACCTGACGACCACCGACGTCGCCTCGAGCGAACACATCAAGCGCTCGCTGCTGAAGGCCGACTACCAGTACACCGACCCGCGCAACCCGTGGTTCCAGCGTGTCGACGCCAGCCTGTACTGGCAGGACTCGGAGAACCGCCAGAAGGGCTGGGAGACGCGCAGCAACACCAGCGCCTGGAACTCGCGTTCGCGCGACAACCTGTACGCCGAGAAGGCGCTGGGCAGCAGCCTGCAGTTCGAGTCCAACTTCGGCACCCAGGTCACGCAGCGCCTGATCTGGGGTCTGGACGCCTCGACGACCGAGGTCAGCTCGCTGAAGGACGGCGCCAACTATCTCAACGGCGTGCTCGTGACCACCGGCTCCAGCGCCTTCGTCGTCAACAAGAGCTTCCCCGACACCGACTACCGGCTGCTCGGCGCCTTCGTGCAGGACGAGATCAGCTTCGGCCGTTGGTCGCTGATCCCCGGCCTGCGCTACGACCGGTTCGAGCTCGATCCGGACAAGAACGACCCGCTGTACGCGCGCAACAACACGCAGCCGCCGACCGAACTGAGCGACGGCGAGCTGTCGCCCAAGCTGGGCTTCGTCTTCAACGTCGCGCCCAACCTGCGCTTCGTCGCCCAGTACGCCCACGGCTTTCGCGCGCCGACGCCGTCGCAGGTCAACGGCGGCGTCAGCAACCTGCTCGCGTCGCAGCCCTACATCTCGCTGGGCAACCCCGACCTGAAGCCCGAGACCAGCGACAGCGTCGAGCTCGGCCTGCGCGGCAGCCAGGGCGGCCTGCGCTGGAGCGCGACCGTCTTCAAGGCGCGCTACGACGACTTCATCGCGTCCAACGTCAAGATCGGCGGCAGCGGCACGGCTTCCGATCCGACGATCTTCAGTTCGATCAACCTGAACGACGTCGAGATCCAGGGCTGGGAAGCGACGCTGGACTGGAACTTCCTGCCGAGCTGGACGCTGACCGGCCGCTACGCGCACGCCAGCGGCGACAGCAAGCAGGCCGGCGTCAAGACGCCGCTGGAGACCATCGACCCCGACAAGCTCGTCGTCGGGCTGCGCAAGCAGGCCGAGACCTGGGGCGGCGAGCTGATGCTCACCGCGGTCGAACGCAAGTCGCGTGTCGACGAGAGCCAGTACTACGTGCCCGGCGGCTTCGTCGTCGCCGACCTGTCGATGTGGTTCCAGCTCGGCCGCGACGCGCAGCTCAACCTGGCGCTGAACAACCTGTTCGACAAGAAGTTCGTGCAGTGGGCCGACGCCCGCGGCCTGGCGGCGACCACGGCGATCGCCGACGCCTTCAGCCAGCCCGGCCGCGGCATCAGCGCCAGCCTGCGCTACCGCTTCTGA
- the cobN gene encoding cobaltochelatase subunit CobN: protein MRPAASLPGEARHCQLAAARRRLVAAAVALAALLMLLALPAQAARVLVVTTSPVPPAKLAALARVGGPLGLDVQARYVEKLGTIDATLWDGADLVLLDAPRAHIEAWMREKLAPALPALERRRHVWLSTAEARPHEVPADLAQRLHAYYVNGAGPNLRHFVQTLDDWLDGRPWGGHPDPVVFPATGIYHPKYPGLVTAATRDYLAWKGVAADGKRAPVVGIVFHPQSVAAEETELLDALIARLEAQGAVPLAFYTPVLDADAVRRVALVDGRPVVDVLINTQITLSPDARRAEFEALGVPVIQAMAYRRGDTAAWRADPQGVRIDDVPFYLSQAETAGITDILIASATGGADERVEPIAPQVHAVVAKAMKLVALQRKPAADKHVALFFWNYPPGEKNLSASFMNLPRSLVATLAALRQAGYTTETQDEAVLTASLQRLLEPAYRPAADREVLERLLRDGLADWLPVARYRAWLAGLPPEVGARLDERWGAPERSTWIVRRGGQDGFVVPRLRLGGISLLPQPPRGERGEDREKAIYHSTSAVPSHHYFAVYLWAREQFAADALVHFGTHGTQEWLPGKERGLSVFDDALLAVGDVPVVYPYIVDNIGEALQTKRRGRAVVVSHQTPALAPAGLHDALTALHDALHQWLAQGEGQVRDALRRQITDGVKRERIAADMGWSEARVEADFPAFISALHDHLHELALTVQPVGLHSFGRAPEERWRLATVMEMLGRETIVALAAPGEEADEVLVGDWKKLTETATYRRLHEYIVEGADTAALPTPAREAVERGRRWYADLGAEGELAGLLDALAGRYRPTSYGGDPIKNPDSLPTGRNLYGFDPSRVPTKAAWEAGKQALEQLAAAHRAKTGRAPAKLAFTLWSVETMRHQGLLEAQALWALGVEPVWDAGGRVADVKLVPRAALGRPRIDVVLSATGLYRDHFPNVMRQLAKAARLASQADEADNPVAANARRIAAGLRERGLDAAAAERAGQTRIFSSESGRYGSGLDDAALATDTWKTQAEGDRKLATLYLSRMQYAYGPDEAEWGQAGTTANLYAEHLKGTEGAVLARSSNLYGMLTTDDPFQYLGGLSLAVRHLDGKAPELYISNLRGPGAGRVEGAAEFLAKELATRNFHPGHISGLMAEGYAGTLQVLDGINNFAGWQSVAREIVRDDQWQEFMDVYVRDKHQLGIRRWFESRNPHAMAQVIERLLEAARLGQWKAAPESVAELKARWRELAQRHDVRPDSAAFAAFVGYGLAPQPAAPAPAPAAPADAAPVPPEPAAARPPVEGLLLERVAPPPAEASRAALALAAIALALAGGALRGRRSRSSLSFAT, encoded by the coding sequence ATGCGCCCCGCCGCCAGCCTGCCGGGCGAGGCCCGGCACTGCCAGCTCGCCGCCGCCCGCCGCCGCCTCGTGGCGGCGGCCGTCGCGCTCGCCGCGCTGCTGATGCTGCTCGCGCTGCCGGCGCAAGCCGCACGCGTGCTCGTCGTCACCACCTCGCCGGTGCCGCCGGCCAAGCTCGCGGCGCTGGCACGTGTGGGCGGCCCGCTGGGGCTGGACGTTCAGGCCCGCTACGTCGAGAAGCTCGGCACCATCGACGCCACGCTCTGGGACGGCGCCGATCTCGTGCTGCTGGACGCGCCGCGCGCCCACATCGAAGCCTGGATGCGCGAGAAGCTGGCGCCCGCGCTGCCGGCGCTGGAGCGCCGCCGGCATGTCTGGCTGTCCACCGCCGAGGCGCGCCCGCACGAGGTGCCGGCCGACCTCGCCCAACGCCTGCACGCCTATTACGTCAACGGCGCCGGGCCCAACCTGCGCCACTTCGTCCAGACGCTGGACGACTGGCTGGACGGCCGGCCCTGGGGCGGCCACCCCGACCCGGTGGTCTTCCCGGCCACCGGGATCTACCACCCGAAATACCCCGGCCTGGTCACCGCGGCGACGCGCGACTACCTGGCTTGGAAGGGCGTGGCCGCCGACGGCAAACGAGCGCCGGTCGTCGGCATCGTCTTCCACCCGCAGAGCGTCGCCGCCGAAGAGACCGAGCTGCTGGACGCGCTGATCGCCCGCCTGGAAGCGCAGGGCGCGGTGCCGCTGGCCTTCTACACGCCGGTGCTCGACGCCGACGCGGTGCGCCGCGTCGCGCTCGTCGACGGCCGGCCGGTGGTCGACGTGCTGATCAACACCCAGATCACGCTGAGCCCCGACGCCCGCCGCGCCGAGTTCGAGGCCCTGGGCGTGCCGGTCATCCAGGCCATGGCCTATCGCCGCGGCGACACCGCCGCCTGGCGTGCCGACCCGCAGGGCGTGCGCATCGACGACGTGCCGTTCTACCTGTCGCAGGCCGAGACCGCCGGCATCACCGACATCCTGATCGCCTCGGCCACCGGCGGCGCCGACGAACGTGTGGAGCCGATCGCGCCGCAGGTCCACGCCGTCGTCGCCAAGGCGATGAAACTCGTCGCGCTGCAGCGTAAGCCAGCGGCCGACAAACACGTCGCGCTGTTCTTCTGGAACTACCCGCCGGGCGAGAAGAACCTGTCGGCCTCGTTCATGAACTTGCCGCGCAGCCTGGTGGCGACGCTTGCGGCGCTGCGCCAGGCCGGCTACACGACCGAGACCCAGGACGAGGCGGTGCTGACGGCCTCGCTGCAGCGATTGCTGGAGCCCGCCTACCGCCCGGCCGCCGACCGCGAGGTGCTGGAGCGGCTGCTGCGCGACGGCCTGGCCGACTGGCTGCCGGTCGCGCGCTACCGCGCTTGGCTGGCGGGCCTGCCGCCGGAGGTCGGCGCGCGGCTGGACGAACGCTGGGGCGCGCCCGAACGTTCGACCTGGATCGTGCGCCGCGGCGGCCAGGACGGGTTCGTCGTGCCGCGGCTGCGCCTGGGCGGCATCAGCCTGCTGCCGCAGCCGCCACGCGGCGAACGCGGCGAAGACCGCGAGAAGGCCATCTACCACTCGACCAGCGCCGTGCCTTCGCACCACTACTTCGCCGTCTACCTCTGGGCGCGCGAGCAGTTCGCCGCCGACGCGCTGGTGCACTTCGGCACCCACGGCACGCAGGAATGGCTGCCGGGCAAGGAGCGCGGGCTCTCGGTCTTCGACGACGCGCTGCTGGCCGTCGGCGACGTGCCGGTGGTCTACCCGTACATCGTCGACAACATCGGCGAGGCGCTGCAGACCAAACGCCGCGGCCGTGCGGTCGTCGTCTCGCACCAGACGCCGGCGCTGGCGCCGGCCGGGCTGCACGACGCGCTGACCGCGCTGCACGACGCGCTGCACCAGTGGCTGGCGCAAGGCGAGGGCCAGGTGCGCGACGCGCTGCGGCGGCAGATCACCGACGGCGTCAAGCGCGAGCGCATCGCCGCCGACATGGGCTGGAGCGAGGCGCGTGTCGAGGCCGACTTCCCGGCCTTCATCAGCGCGCTGCACGACCATCTGCACGAGCTCGCGCTGACCGTGCAGCCGGTCGGCCTGCACAGCTTCGGCCGCGCGCCCGAGGAACGCTGGCGCCTGGCGACGGTGATGGAGATGCTGGGCCGCGAGACCATCGTCGCGCTGGCCGCACCGGGCGAAGAGGCCGACGAGGTGCTGGTCGGCGACTGGAAGAAGCTCACCGAGACCGCCACCTACCGCCGCCTGCACGAGTACATCGTCGAAGGCGCCGACACCGCGGCGCTGCCGACGCCGGCGCGCGAAGCGGTCGAACGTGGCCGGCGCTGGTACGCCGACCTGGGCGCCGAAGGCGAGCTCGCCGGGCTGCTGGACGCGCTGGCCGGGCGTTACCGGCCGACGAGCTACGGCGGCGACCCGATCAAGAACCCCGACTCGCTGCCGACCGGGCGCAATCTCTACGGCTTCGACCCCTCGCGGGTGCCGACCAAGGCCGCCTGGGAAGCCGGCAAGCAGGCGCTGGAGCAGCTCGCCGCCGCGCACCGCGCCAAGACCGGCCGAGCGCCGGCCAAGCTGGCGTTCACGCTGTGGTCGGTGGAGACGATGCGCCACCAGGGCCTGCTCGAAGCGCAGGCGCTGTGGGCGCTGGGCGTCGAGCCGGTCTGGGACGCCGGCGGGCGCGTCGCCGACGTCAAGCTGGTGCCGCGCGCTGCGCTGGGCCGGCCGCGCATCGACGTTGTGCTCTCGGCCACCGGGCTGTACCGCGACCACTTCCCCAACGTGATGCGCCAGCTCGCCAAGGCGGCGCGGCTGGCGTCGCAGGCCGACGAAGCCGACAACCCGGTGGCGGCCAACGCGCGCCGCATCGCCGCCGGGCTGCGTGAACGCGGCCTGGACGCGGCCGCCGCCGAACGCGCCGGGCAGACGCGCATCTTCTCGTCCGAGTCGGGCCGTTACGGCAGCGGCCTGGACGACGCGGCGCTGGCCACCGACACCTGGAAGACCCAGGCCGAAGGCGACCGCAAGCTGGCGACGCTGTACCTGTCGCGCATGCAGTACGCCTACGGCCCCGACGAGGCCGAGTGGGGCCAGGCCGGCACCACGGCCAACCTCTACGCCGAGCACCTGAAAGGCACCGAAGGCGCGGTGCTGGCGCGCAGCTCCAACCTCTACGGCATGCTGACCACCGACGACCCGTTCCAGTACCTGGGCGGGCTGTCGCTGGCCGTGCGCCACCTCGACGGCAAGGCGCCCGAGCTCTACATCAGCAACCTGCGCGGGCCGGGCGCGGGGCGGGTCGAAGGTGCCGCCGAGTTCCTGGCCAAGGAGCTGGCGACCCGCAACTTCCACCCCGGCCACATCAGCGGCTTGATGGCCGAGGGCTACGCCGGCACGCTGCAGGTGCTCGACGGCATCAACAACTTCGCCGGCTGGCAGAGCGTGGCACGCGAGATCGTGCGCGACGACCAGTGGCAGGAGTTCATGGACGTCTACGTGCGCGACAAGCATCAGCTCGGCATCCGCCGCTGGTTCGAGAGCCGCAACCCGCACGCGATGGCGCAAGTCATCGAACGTTTGCTCGAAGCCGCGCGCCTGGGCCAGTGGAAGGCGGCGCCGGAAAGCGTCGCCGAGCTGAAGGCGCGCTGGCGCGAGCTGGCGCAGCGCCACGACGTGCGGCCCGACAGCGCCGCGTTCGCCGCCTTCGTCGGCTACGGCCTCGCGCCGCAGCCGGCCGCGCCGGCGCCCGCACCCGCGGCGCCCGCCGACGCGGCCCCCGTTCCCCCCGAGCCCGCCGCGGCACGGCCCCCGGTCGAGGGCCTGCTGCTCGAACGTGTCGCCCCGCCGCCGGCCGAGGCCTCGCGCGCCGCGCTGGCGCTGGCCGCCATCGCGCTGGCGCTGGCCGGCGGCGCGCTGCGCGGCCGGCGCTCCCGTTCCTCTCTTTCGTTCGCCACCTGA
- a CDS encoding MotA/TolQ/ExbB proton channel family protein: MNHALESTMYDVAQLFLLPTLALIALLFLYAFWALGEFLTLAWQRRRGGGRPLLAADRAAGGLSDDALDLHAHRMLETQRIASRVTPMLGLVATMIPMGPALKSLSDGNLAQVSQNLTVAFSAVILALIAASITFWVVNVRRRWLAEELVEIAAARGKAAA, from the coding sequence ATGAACCACGCACTCGAATCGACCATGTACGACGTCGCGCAGCTCTTCCTGCTGCCGACGCTGGCGCTGATCGCGCTGCTCTTCCTCTACGCCTTCTGGGCGCTGGGCGAGTTCCTGACGCTCGCCTGGCAGCGCCGGCGCGGCGGCGGCCGGCCGCTGCTGGCCGCCGACCGCGCCGCCGGCGGCCTGAGCGACGACGCGCTCGACCTGCACGCGCACCGGATGCTGGAAACGCAGCGCATCGCCAGCCGCGTGACGCCGATGCTGGGGCTGGTCGCGACGATGATCCCGATGGGCCCGGCGCTGAAGTCGCTGTCCGACGGCAACCTGGCGCAGGTGTCGCAGAACCTGACCGTCGCGTTCTCGGCGGTGATCCTGGCGCTGATCGCCGCGTCGATCACCTTCTGGGTCGTCAACGTGCGCCGGCGCTGGCTGGCCGAGGAGCTGGTCGAGATCGCCGCCGCCCGCGGCAAGGCGGCGGCATGA
- a CDS encoding DUF2149 domain-containing protein, which translates to MKLLHEAQDDDPILSVVNLIDIFLVVIAALLITVAQNPLMNPFSKRDVTVITDPGKPSMEMVVKKGEKIERYKASGAIGSGDGEKAGVAYRMKDGAIVYVPEGGS; encoded by the coding sequence ATGAAGCTGCTGCACGAAGCGCAGGACGACGACCCCATCCTATCGGTCGTCAACCTGATCGACATCTTCCTCGTCGTCATCGCCGCGCTGCTGATCACGGTGGCGCAGAACCCGCTGATGAACCCGTTCTCCAAGCGCGACGTCACGGTCATCACCGACCCCGGCAAGCCGAGCATGGAGATGGTCGTCAAGAAGGGCGAGAAGATCGAACGCTACAAGGCCAGCGGCGCCATCGGCAGCGGCGACGGTGAGAAAGCCGGCGTCGCCTACCGCATGAAGGACGGCGCCATCGTCTACGTGCCCGAAGGCGGCTCCTGA
- the bfr gene encoding bacterioferritin has product MQGHPAILDALNALLVDELAARDQYFIHSRMLSEWGLTKLADRIGHEMEDETGHADALIRRILMLGGTPRMTPNALDVGHDVPSILQSDLAVELRVVQHLREVMALCEAERDYVTRDILLPMLDDTEQDHAHWLEQQLRLIGLVTLPNYLQSQMAS; this is encoded by the coding sequence ATGCAAGGCCACCCCGCCATCCTCGACGCGCTGAATGCGCTGCTGGTCGACGAGCTCGCCGCACGCGACCAGTACTTCATCCATTCGCGCATGCTGTCGGAGTGGGGCCTGACCAAGCTGGCCGACCGCATCGGCCACGAGATGGAAGACGAGACCGGGCACGCCGACGCGCTGATCCGCCGCATCCTGATGCTGGGCGGCACGCCGCGCATGACCCCGAACGCGCTGGACGTCGGCCACGACGTGCCGTCGATCCTGCAGAGCGACTTGGCCGTCGAGCTGCGCGTCGTGCAGCACCTGCGCGAGGTGATGGCGCTGTGCGAGGCCGAACGCGACTACGTCACGCGCGACATCCTGCTGCCGATGCTCGACGACACCGAGCAGGACCACGCCCACTGGCTGGAGCAGCAGCTGCGCCTGATCGGCCTGGTGACGCTGCCGAACTACCTGCAGAGCCAGATGGCGTCCTGA
- a CDS encoding host attachment protein, with the protein MDDKTIWVLVADEAIARFLRRPDGGGALEPIEELTDPAAHARGRDLRDDAVGRRTGGVPAGAPESARGGTATASAGEDERHHEAESFARRVAARLHEAALAHRFDELHLAAAPRFLGLLRKAFSPQVQQRLGRQFDKDLVQVDNAELAERFFPRPRRAGTG; encoded by the coding sequence ATGGACGACAAGACGATCTGGGTGCTGGTGGCCGACGAGGCCATCGCACGTTTTCTGCGCCGCCCTGACGGCGGTGGTGCGCTCGAACCGATCGAGGAGCTCACCGACCCGGCTGCGCACGCACGCGGGCGCGACCTGCGCGACGACGCCGTGGGCCGCCGTACCGGCGGCGTGCCGGCCGGTGCGCCGGAGAGCGCGCGCGGCGGCACGGCCACCGCGTCGGCCGGCGAGGACGAGCGCCACCACGAAGCCGAGAGCTTCGCGCGCCGCGTCGCCGCGCGGCTGCACGAGGCGGCGCTGGCGCACCGCTTCGACGAACTGCACCTGGCCGCCGCGCCGCGTTTTCTCGGCCTGCTGCGCAAGGCGTTTTCGCCGCAGGTGCAGCAGCGCCTGGGGCGGCAGTTCGACAAGGACCTGGTGCAGGTCGACAACGCCGAGCTGGCCGAACGTTTCTTCCCGCGGCCCAGGCGGGCCGGGACCGGTTGA
- a CDS encoding DUF4276 family protein: MKVVAIVEGDGEVAALPVLLRRIAQWRSPELYAEIAQPIRVRRDRFLNRPEEFERHLQLAAAKSGQGDWILVLFDADDDCPAQRAAAVLADAVRIVPHRSVSVVFANREYEAWFIAAAASLDGHRGFRFDPNETIAAESPRDAKGWMRLRMGSASYGETTDQPAFSARMDLEQAFTNSRSFRKLCSEWDRAAASAN, translated from the coding sequence ATGAAGGTCGTGGCTATCGTAGAAGGCGACGGCGAAGTCGCCGCGCTGCCCGTGCTACTGCGTCGGATCGCGCAATGGCGCTCACCGGAGCTCTACGCGGAGATCGCGCAGCCGATCCGCGTCAGGCGGGACCGCTTTCTGAACCGCCCGGAGGAGTTCGAACGCCACCTGCAGCTCGCAGCAGCCAAGTCCGGCCAAGGCGACTGGATCCTCGTGCTCTTCGACGCCGACGATGACTGCCCTGCACAAAGGGCGGCCGCCGTGCTGGCAGATGCCGTTCGAATCGTTCCGCACCGCAGCGTCTCGGTGGTGTTTGCCAACCGAGAGTATGAGGCTTGGTTCATTGCCGCTGCGGCCTCGCTGGACGGGCACCGAGGGTTTCGTTTCGACCCGAATGAAACCATCGCAGCGGAATCGCCGCGTGACGCGAAAGGCTGGATGCGTCTCAGGATGGGTAGCGCAAGCTACGGCGAGACGACCGACCAGCCAGCCTTCTCGGCCAGGATGGACCTCGAACAGGCGTTCACGAACAGCCGGTCTTTCCGCAAACTCTGCTCGGAGTGGGACCGAGCGGCCGCGTCAGCGAACTGA
- a CDS encoding AAA family ATPase, with product MTPTPRTFLKRVILRNYKSIGSCDVELHALTYLVGVNGSGKSNFLDALHLVRDALNGSLDNAINERGGLNEVRRRSNGHPKHFGIRLEFELPGGQCGHYAFNIGALKDRGYEVFTEECVIGGIGRGPFFRIDRGQLRDSSESSFPAVTSDRLALVAASGLAVFRPVFDALSSMGFYNLNPKLMRELQKPQEGRLLKPAGENIASVIGHLERVAAGQTAIIQEYLRTVVPMVEGIERKQVGPMETLEFRQDMAGSNHPWRFLAQNMSDGTLRALGVLVALFQANRDYAPSLVGIEEPETALHPAASSALREALSRASQNTQIIVTSHSPDLLDDRNIPADSFLAVASEGGETRIAPLDEASRDVLRRQLFSPGELLRLNQLAPDRKMLAEQQARQTELFGNLAR from the coding sequence ATGACACCGACCCCCAGGACCTTCCTGAAGCGCGTCATCCTGCGCAACTACAAGAGCATCGGCAGCTGTGACGTTGAGCTGCACGCGCTGACCTATCTCGTTGGGGTCAACGGCTCAGGCAAGAGCAACTTCCTCGACGCCCTGCATCTGGTGCGCGACGCACTGAACGGTTCGCTGGACAACGCCATCAACGAGCGTGGAGGGCTCAACGAGGTTAGGCGGCGTTCGAACGGCCATCCGAAGCACTTCGGCATCCGGCTGGAGTTCGAACTTCCAGGGGGCCAGTGCGGACACTATGCGTTCAATATTGGCGCGCTGAAAGACCGTGGCTATGAGGTCTTCACCGAGGAATGCGTCATCGGCGGCATCGGCCGCGGCCCATTCTTCCGGATCGACCGCGGCCAACTGCGCGACAGCAGCGAAAGCAGCTTCCCGGCCGTGACCTCGGACCGCCTAGCCTTGGTAGCGGCATCAGGTCTAGCGGTATTCCGGCCAGTTTTCGACGCCCTGTCGTCTATGGGTTTCTACAACCTGAACCCAAAGCTGATGCGCGAGTTGCAAAAGCCACAGGAAGGTCGTCTTCTCAAGCCTGCAGGGGAGAACATCGCCAGCGTCATCGGCCACTTGGAGCGAGTCGCAGCTGGCCAGACCGCCATCATCCAGGAGTACCTGCGGACCGTCGTACCGATGGTGGAGGGCATAGAGCGCAAGCAGGTCGGTCCGATGGAAACACTGGAGTTCCGCCAAGATATGGCCGGCTCCAACCACCCTTGGCGATTCCTGGCTCAGAACATGTCGGACGGCACTCTTCGAGCACTCGGCGTACTCGTCGCGCTGTTCCAGGCCAACCGGGATTACGCACCTAGCCTCGTCGGCATCGAGGAACCTGAAACGGCGTTGCATCCGGCCGCCAGTTCTGCACTGCGCGAAGCGCTGTCCCGCGCGTCCCAAAACACGCAGATCATCGTCACCAGCCATAGCCCGGACCTGCTGGACGATCGGAACATTCCGGCGGACTCGTTCCTTGCCGTCGCTTCAGAAGGTGGAGAAACTCGGATCGCTCCGCTGGATGAAGCTTCACGAGACGTCCTGCGCCGGCAGCTGTTTTCTCCGGGGGAGTTGCTGAGACTGAACCAGTTGGCGCCCGATCGCAAGATGCTGGCGGAACAGCAGGCGCGCCAGACGGAACTCTTCGGCAACCTTGCACGATGA